In one window of Camelus bactrianus isolate YW-2024 breed Bactrian camel chromosome 13, ASM4877302v1, whole genome shotgun sequence DNA:
- the STMN1 gene encoding stathmin, giving the protein MASSDIQVKELEKRASGQAFELILSPRSKESVPEFPLSPPKKKDLSLEEIQKKLEAAEERRKSHEAEVLKQLAEKREHEKEVLQKAIEENNNFSKMAEEKLTHKMEANKENREAQMAAKLERLREKDKHIEEVRKNKESKDPADETEAD; this is encoded by the exons ATGGCTTCTTCTG ATATCCAGGTGAAGGAACTGGAGAAGCGTGCCTCAGGCCAGGCTTTTGAGCTGATTCTTAGCCCTCGATCAAAAGAATCCGTCCCAgaatttcccctttcccctccaaaGAAGAAGGACCTTTCCCTGGAGGAAATTCAGAAGAAActagaagctgcagaagaaagaCGCAAG TCCCATGAAGCTGAGGTCTTGAAGCAGCTTGCTGAGAAACGAGAGCACGAGAAGGAAGTGCTTCAGAAAGCAATCGAAGAGAACAACAACTTCAGTAAAATGGCGGAAGAGAAGCTGACCCACAAGATGGAAGCCAACAAAGAGAACCGTGAGGCGCAGATGGCTGCCAAGCTGGAGCGTTTGCGAGAGAAG GACAAGCACATTGAGGAAGTGCGGAAGAACAAAGAATCCAAAGATCCTGCTGATGAGACTGAAGCTGACTAA